Proteins from a single region of Halichoerus grypus chromosome 13, mHalGry1.hap1.1, whole genome shotgun sequence:
- the LOC144379865 gene encoding uncharacterized protein LOC144379865: MAFTHKKILTQENIHEGNGFEPKQQSNFVTQSTSPSGKTMCKDDCYSRSFSHNLDLSNHQRIYTSEKPYKCDQCGKYFGCGLDLTQHQSTHTGRTHTGEKRYECSECGKAFSQSTCLTHQRIHTGEKPYECNQCGKAFSQSSHLTLHQKTHTGEKPYECNQCGKAFIQSIQLTLHLRTHSGEKPYEFTEWGKTYSHSSSLMQHKRIHTGEKPFECKECGKAFTQSIQLTLHLRTHTGEKPYECTECGKAYSPRSSLIQHKRIHTGEKPFECNECGKAFRWNTHLTQHQRIHTGEKPYKCKKCDKSFSRSTHLNQHQRIHTEEKPYKCNECGKTFGQSAYLTQHQRMHTGEKPYQCEECGKAFTVNAYLAQHQRIHKREKPLLCANHKEILTGKKSNKWI, from the exons ATGGCATTTACCCATAAGAAAATCCTGACTCAGGAGAACATTCATGAAGGTAATGGATTTGAGCCTAAACAGCAATCAAACTTTGTTACTCAAAGCACAAGTCCTTCAGGGAAAACAATGTGTAAAGATGACTGTTACAGCAGGAGCTTTTCACATAACCTAGATCTAAGTAATCATCAGAGAATCTACACAAGTGAAAAGCCATACAAATGTGACCAATGTGGGAAATACTTTGGCTGTGGTTTGGATCTCACTCAACACCAGAGTACTCATACTGGA AGAACTCATACTGGAGAAAAACGCtatgagtgcagtgaatgtgggaaggccttcagccAAAGCACGTGCCTCACACATCAGAGGATTCATACAGGcgagaaaccttatgaatgtaatcagtgtgggaaggcctttagcCAAAGTTCACATCTAACTCTGCATCAGAAAACTCATACtggggagaaaccctatgaatgtaatcaATGTGGCAAAGCCTTTATTCAGAGCATTCAGCTTACTCTGCATCTAAGAACTCATTCTGGAGAAAAACCTTATGAATTTACCGAATGGGGTAAAACCTATAGTCATAGCTCATCCCTAATGCAACACAAGAGGattcatactggagaaaaaccctttgaatgtaaagaatgtgggaaagcttttACCCAGAGCATTCAGCTTACTTTACATCTGAGAAcacatactggagagaaaccctatgaatgtaccGAATGTGGCAAAGCCTATAGTCCTAGGTCATCCCTTATTCAACATAAGAGGATccatactggagaaaaaccctttgaatgtaatgaatgtgggaaagctttcCGATGGAACACACATCTTACTCAAcaccagagaattcatactggagagaaaccttacaaatgcAAAAAATGTGACAAATCTTTCAGCAGAAGTACACACCTTAAtcaacatcagagaattcatactgaaGAGAAACCCTACAAGTGTAACGAGTGTGGGAAAACCTTTGGTCAGAGTGCATATCTGACTCAACACCAGAGGATgcatactggagaaaaaccctatCAGTGTGAGGAATGTGGAAAGGCCTTCACTGTAAATGCATACCTTGCTCAACATCAAAGGATTCATAAGAGAGAGAAACCTTTATTATGTGCCAATCACAAAGAAATTCTGACTGGAAAGAAGTCCAACAAATGGATCTAA